From Variovorax sp. PMC12, the proteins below share one genomic window:
- a CDS encoding alkaline phosphatase D family protein — translation MQKFSRRQLLFSGLAAASLGHPFLRLNAQPASRALFTLGVASGTPTADGFVLWTRLAPEPLQGGGMGDAPVEVRWEVADDEGFGRVVAKGAATATAEFAHSVHVEVRGLAPGRWYWYRFTAGGDRSAAGRTRTTPAETDEASQPLRFAFASCQHYEQGYYAAYRDMAAQPLDFVVHLGDYIYESSRASHQVRRHEGGIPTQLAQFRDRYALYKADVQLQAAHAAFPWLVTWDDHEVANDYTTDVSPRTADPAQFLAIRAAAYQAWYEHMPVPASMRPRGADATIYGRHRFGRMLDVLLTDGRQYRSHHACLAGRSAPPLADCADRLSPERSLFGAEQEAWLARELAAPPARWTLIAQPTLLAEADRKRGPEHGYWMDGWDGYAAARARLLDGLAAHKARGGNALVASGDVHAFWAADLRQGDAQQGPLVATEFVGGAITSEGPSAASVANMRAKNPHLRYGRADRRGYALMTLDGRGCAVEFRAVEDEKTADSPVGTMARFSVERGAPGVRAEST, via the coding sequence AGCCGATGGCTTCGTGCTCTGGACGCGGCTGGCTCCCGAGCCCCTGCAAGGCGGCGGCATGGGCGATGCACCGGTCGAGGTGCGCTGGGAAGTCGCCGACGACGAAGGCTTCGGGCGCGTGGTGGCAAAGGGCGCGGCCACCGCCACGGCCGAGTTCGCGCACTCGGTGCACGTCGAGGTGCGCGGCCTTGCGCCGGGCCGCTGGTACTGGTACCGCTTCACGGCAGGCGGCGATCGCAGCGCCGCCGGGCGCACGCGCACCACGCCCGCCGAGACCGACGAAGCCTCGCAGCCGCTGCGCTTCGCCTTCGCCTCCTGCCAGCACTACGAGCAGGGCTACTACGCCGCCTACCGCGACATGGCCGCGCAGCCGCTCGACTTCGTCGTGCACCTTGGCGACTACATCTACGAAAGCTCCCGCGCTTCGCACCAGGTGCGGCGGCACGAGGGCGGCATTCCCACGCAGCTGGCGCAGTTCCGCGACCGCTACGCGCTCTACAAGGCCGATGTGCAACTGCAGGCCGCGCACGCCGCCTTCCCCTGGCTCGTGACCTGGGACGACCACGAGGTGGCCAACGACTACACGACCGACGTGTCGCCGCGCACCGCCGATCCCGCGCAGTTCCTCGCGATCCGCGCTGCCGCCTACCAGGCCTGGTACGAGCACATGCCCGTGCCCGCCAGCATGCGCCCGCGCGGCGCCGATGCCACCATCTACGGCCGCCACCGCTTCGGCCGCATGCTCGACGTGCTGCTGACCGACGGGCGCCAGTACCGCTCGCACCACGCCTGCCTGGCCGGCCGCAGTGCCCCGCCGCTGGCCGATTGCGCCGATCGCCTTTCGCCGGAGCGCAGCCTCTTCGGCGCCGAGCAGGAGGCATGGCTGGCGCGCGAGCTCGCGGCGCCGCCCGCGCGCTGGACGCTCATCGCCCAGCCCACGCTGCTGGCCGAGGCCGACCGCAAGCGCGGCCCCGAGCACGGCTACTGGATGGACGGCTGGGACGGCTACGCCGCCGCTCGCGCGCGCCTGCTCGACGGACTGGCCGCGCACAAGGCGCGCGGCGGCAACGCGCTGGTGGCCAGCGGCGACGTGCACGCCTTCTGGGCCGCCGACCTGCGGCAGGGCGATGCGCAGCAGGGGCCGTTGGTCGCGACCGAATTCGTCGGCGGCGCCATCACCTCCGAAGGGCCGAGCGCCGCCAGCGTGGCCAACATGCGCGCGAAGAACCCGCACCTGCGCTACGGCCGGGCCGACAGGCGCGGCTACGCGCTCATGACGCTCGACGGGCGCGGCTGCGCGGTCGAGTTCCGCGCGGTGGAAGACGAGAAGACGGCCGACTCGCCGGTCGGCACCATGGCCCGTTTCTCGGTGGAGCGCGGCGCGCCCGGCGTGCGTGCGGAAAGCACCTGA
- a CDS encoding aldo/keto reductase, whose translation MSIPTTRLGRTGLTVSRLALGTMTFGLQTDETVSHQILDKAAEGGINFLDTADVYPLGGTVETTGRTEEIIGRWLQKQGPVGRRRFVVATKAVGKVGPNSWDQGASRKHLLDAIDASLKRLQTDHVDLYQLHSDDRETPLEESLEALDVIVKSGRARYVGVSNFLAYRLARALGKAELHKLTRYVSVQPRYSLLFREIERELLPLAGEEGLGVIPYNPLAGGLLTGKYKAGAKPEDNTRFTLGTAGNMYQDRYWNERSFNTVAQLHKLADEAGVPLATLAVAWVMANPLITAPLLGASRPDQLDATLAAAEYKLDPALKQKLDELTAEYRKGDAPR comes from the coding sequence ATGAGCATTCCCACCACCCGTCTCGGCCGCACCGGCCTTACCGTGTCCCGCCTGGCCCTGGGCACCATGACCTTCGGCCTGCAGACCGACGAGACCGTGTCGCACCAGATCCTCGACAAGGCGGCCGAGGGCGGCATCAACTTCCTGGACACGGCCGACGTGTACCCGCTCGGCGGCACCGTCGAGACCACCGGGCGCACCGAAGAAATCATCGGCCGCTGGCTGCAGAAGCAGGGGCCGGTGGGCCGCCGCCGTTTCGTGGTCGCCACCAAGGCGGTCGGCAAGGTCGGCCCCAACAGCTGGGACCAGGGCGCGTCGCGCAAGCACCTGCTGGACGCGATCGACGCGTCGCTCAAGCGGCTGCAGACCGACCACGTCGACCTGTACCAGCTGCACAGCGACGACCGCGAGACGCCGCTCGAGGAAAGCCTGGAGGCGCTCGACGTCATCGTGAAATCGGGCCGCGCGCGCTATGTGGGCGTGTCGAACTTCCTGGCCTACCGGCTGGCCCGCGCGCTGGGCAAGGCCGAGCTGCACAAGCTCACGCGCTATGTGTCGGTGCAGCCGCGCTACAGCCTGCTGTTCCGCGAGATCGAACGCGAGCTGCTGCCGCTGGCGGGCGAGGAAGGGCTGGGCGTGATTCCCTACAACCCGCTGGCCGGCGGCCTGCTCACCGGCAAGTACAAGGCCGGCGCCAAGCCCGAGGACAACACCCGCTTCACCCTCGGCACCGCCGGCAACATGTACCAGGACCGCTACTGGAACGAACGCAGCTTCAACACCGTGGCGCAACTGCACAAGCTGGCGGACGAAGCCGGCGTGCCGCTGGCCACGCTGGCCGTGGCGTGGGTCATGGCGAACCCGCTGATCACCGCGCCGCTGCTCGGCGCGAGCCGTCCCGACCAGCTCGATGCGACGCTGGCGGCTGCCGAATACAAGCTCGATCCGGCGCTGAAGCAGAAGCTCGACGAACTGACCGCCGAATACCGCAAAGGCGACGCACCACGCTGA
- a CDS encoding efflux transporter outer membrane subunit produces MVLPDAPPLSRAALALAVLLLAGCAVGPDYVRPQMDVPTAFKETGGPWKTAAPQTIDADHPWWDAYGDSTLGALMVQANAANQNIRVAEAQYRQAQAITAAARANFFPTVGLNAGAVRAQSNSTGVVKLGTTDTLGLGASWEPDLWGSVRRSVEAGTASEQASADDLAGARLSIQTTLAQDYLQIRVIDLERDLYASTTAAYAKALELTQHQYAAGTVLRSDVALAESQLKTAQAQAVDLEAQRAQLEHAIAVLTGQAPASFSLPPLESSGQPQTAESLSSASALHVQLPVSPAGLPSELLERRPDIAGAERRVQAANANIGVAKAAYYPQITLSASGGFSAASLATLFNTPSRVWSLGAALAQTVFDGGLRKAHTDQAVAAYDASVAQYKQTVLGGFQQVEDDLATLRVLDSESTLQADAVRSAQLAERLALAQYRAGTATYLSVVTAQTLSLTNQRTAAQVLGRQLAASVSLIAATGGGWSAADAVASADKISRN; encoded by the coding sequence ATGGTCCTCCCTGACGCACCCCCTCTATCGCGCGCGGCCCTCGCGCTGGCCGTCCTGCTCCTTGCGGGGTGCGCCGTCGGTCCCGATTACGTCCGCCCGCAGATGGACGTGCCCACCGCCTTCAAGGAAACCGGCGGCCCCTGGAAAACCGCCGCGCCGCAGACCATCGACGCCGACCATCCCTGGTGGGACGCCTACGGCGACAGCACCCTCGGCGCGCTGATGGTGCAGGCCAACGCGGCCAACCAGAACATCCGCGTCGCCGAGGCCCAATACCGCCAGGCGCAGGCCATCACCGCGGCGGCGCGCGCCAACTTCTTCCCGACCGTCGGCCTGAACGCCGGCGCCGTGCGGGCGCAGAGCAACAGCACCGGCGTCGTCAAGCTGGGCACCACCGACACCCTGGGCCTGGGCGCGAGCTGGGAGCCCGACCTGTGGGGCTCGGTGCGCCGCTCGGTGGAGGCGGGCACCGCCAGCGAGCAGGCCAGCGCCGACGACCTGGCCGGCGCGCGCCTGAGCATCCAGACCACGCTCGCGCAGGACTACCTGCAGATCCGCGTCATCGACCTCGAGCGCGACCTGTACGCCAGCACCACCGCCGCCTATGCCAAGGCGCTCGAACTCACGCAGCACCAGTACGCCGCCGGCACCGTGCTGCGCTCCGACGTGGCGCTGGCCGAAAGCCAGCTCAAGACCGCGCAGGCGCAGGCGGTCGACCTCGAAGCGCAGCGCGCGCAGCTCGAGCACGCCATCGCCGTGCTGACCGGGCAGGCGCCGGCTTCGTTCTCGCTGCCGCCGCTGGAATCTTCGGGCCAGCCGCAGACGGCCGAATCGCTTTCCTCGGCCTCGGCACTGCATGTGCAGCTGCCGGTGTCGCCCGCGGGCCTGCCGTCGGAACTGCTCGAGCGCCGGCCCGACATCGCCGGCGCCGAGCGCCGCGTGCAGGCCGCCAACGCCAACATCGGCGTCGCCAAGGCGGCCTACTACCCGCAGATCACGCTCAGCGCCAGCGGCGGCTTCAGCGCGGCCAGCCTGGCCACGCTGTTCAACACGCCCAGCCGCGTGTGGTCGCTGGGCGCGGCGCTTGCGCAGACCGTGTTCGACGGCGGCCTGCGCAAGGCCCACACCGACCAGGCCGTGGCCGCCTACGACGCCTCCGTCGCGCAATACAAGCAGACCGTGCTCGGCGGCTTCCAGCAGGTGGAAGACGACCTGGCCACCCTGCGCGTGCTCGACAGCGAATCGACGCTGCAGGCCGACGCCGTGCGCTCCGCCCAGCTTGCCGAGCGGCTGGCCCTGGCCCAGTACCGCGCCGGCACGGCCACCTACTTGAGCGTGGTGACGGCGCAGACGCTGTCGCTCACCAACCAGCGCACCGCCGCGCAAGTGCTGGGCCGCCAGCTGGCCGCCAGCGTCTCGCTGATCGCGGCCACGGGCGGCGGCTGGAGCGCCGCCGATGCAGTCGCAAGCGCCGACAAGATTTCCAGGAATTGA
- a CDS encoding efflux RND transporter periplasmic adaptor subunit — MTTTLTTATGHPLFQRRSTWLATAALVLVLGGGTWALTHHSAHAAKPEAAQAAPPVQVTTARVKQQDVQVYRSGIGTVASMATVTVKARIDGQLDKVGFVEGQDVKAGQMLAQLDPRTLQAQLAQAQATRAKDQATLANARADLKRYTTLIAQDAATQQQLDTQKALVNQLEATVQNDAAQVKYAEVQLSFTRISSPMDGRVGARLVDPGNIVHAADTNGLVVINQIDPIAVQFTLPEDAVQDINRLQQKSSQPLTVVAYDRSGAQMLGTGKLILLNNQIDTTSGTVQLKGSFANPQHSLWPGQYVNVRLQLDRRPDSLTVPAAAVQRGQDSTYVWVVDDQNKVGNVPVHVVQIADGTAVIDKGLSANQRVVVDGQYKLKPGATVVEPPPAQKGAAGGGTDANKPAGGSSN, encoded by the coding sequence ATGACGACCACACTCACCACCGCCACCGGGCACCCTCTGTTCCAGCGCCGATCGACCTGGCTCGCCACCGCCGCGCTCGTGCTCGTGCTGGGCGGCGGCACCTGGGCGCTTACCCACCATTCCGCCCATGCCGCCAAGCCCGAGGCCGCTCAGGCAGCGCCACCGGTGCAGGTGACCACGGCGCGCGTCAAGCAGCAGGACGTGCAGGTCTACCGCAGCGGCATCGGCACCGTGGCGTCGATGGCCACCGTCACCGTCAAGGCCCGCATTGACGGGCAGCTCGACAAGGTCGGCTTCGTGGAAGGGCAGGACGTGAAGGCCGGCCAGATGCTCGCGCAGCTCGACCCACGCACGCTGCAGGCGCAGCTCGCGCAGGCGCAGGCCACCCGGGCGAAGGACCAGGCCACGCTTGCCAACGCCCGCGCCGACCTCAAGCGCTACACCACGCTGATCGCGCAGGACGCGGCCACGCAGCAGCAGCTCGACACGCAGAAGGCGCTGGTCAACCAGCTCGAGGCCACCGTGCAGAACGATGCCGCGCAGGTGAAGTACGCCGAAGTGCAGCTCAGCTTCACGCGCATCTCGTCGCCCATGGACGGGCGCGTCGGCGCGCGGCTGGTGGACCCCGGCAACATCGTGCACGCGGCCGACACCAACGGGCTGGTGGTCATCAACCAGATCGACCCCATCGCCGTGCAGTTCACGCTGCCCGAAGACGCGGTGCAGGACATCAACCGCCTGCAGCAGAAAAGCAGCCAGCCGCTCACGGTGGTGGCCTACGACCGCAGCGGCGCGCAGATGCTGGGCACCGGCAAGCTCATCCTGCTGAACAACCAGATCGACACCACCAGCGGCACCGTGCAGCTCAAGGGCAGCTTCGCCAACCCGCAGCATTCGCTGTGGCCCGGCCAGTACGTCAACGTGCGGCTGCAGCTCGACCGCCGGCCCGACTCGCTCACCGTGCCCGCCGCCGCCGTGCAGCGCGGCCAGGACAGCACCTACGTCTGGGTGGTCGATGACCAGAACAAGGTCGGCAACGTGCCGGTGCACGTGGTGCAGATCGCCGACGGCACGGCCGTGATCGACAAGGGCCTGAGCGCGAACCAGCGCGTGGTGGTGGACGGCCAGTACAAGCTCAAGCCCGGCGCCACCGTCGTGGAGCCGCCGCCCGCGCAGAAGGGCGCGGCCGGTGGCGGCACCGACGCCAACAAGCCCGCCGGCGGGAGCAGCAATTGA
- a CDS encoding efflux RND transporter permease subunit has product MSISATFIKRPIGTTLLALAILLVGAAVFPLLPVAPLPQVDFPTIQVSASLPGASPETMASNVAQPLERNFSLIAGLSQMTSTSGLGNTQITLQFDLDRSIDAAALDVQAAINASTGQLPANLPSPPTFRKVNPADAPILILSVQSKTLPLTEVNDYADNILAQQISQISGVGLVNIGGVQKPAVRIQVDPAKLAALGLSLEDVRTVLSSATVNAPKGTIDGPSQSFTVYTNDQLLKAQPWNDVVLAYRNGAPIRVRDLGVAVDGPENSKIAGWAYAGAAAPAGSNVQNGRSIVLAITKQPGANVIETVDRINAALPRLKASIPPTIDVNAIIDRTQTIRASVKDVEFTLLLTIVLVVAVIFVFLRNVPATLIPSVTVPLALLGTVAVMYLLGYSLDNLSLMALTIAVGFVVDDAIVMLENIYRYVEEGMTAMEAAYKGAGEIGFTIISISVSLVAVFIPLLLMGGIVGRLFREFAVTVTLTIVVSVVISLTLTPMLCSRFLKNEHGSKHGRLYLLFERGFDAMLSGYKRGLHVVLDHQFITLMVFIATVAATGVLFAVIPKGFFPQQDTGFISGFAESGQDASFASMNARMLQLADVVRKDPDVTGFGMNGSSSTYNTGNFFISLKPKDEGRTATADEIITRLRPQLAKVQGVNLFLQAGQDIRVGGRASRTQYQYTVTDADLGELNTWAPKLLARFKQLPELTDLATDQQNAAASAVLTIDRDRASSFGITPATIDATLYDAIGQRQVAQYFTQLNSYHVVLEVTPSLQQDPTLFSKLYLSSPITGQQVPLSTFVKVDTSKTAYLSISHQGQFPAVTISFNLAPGVALGGAVNAINKAQADMGLPQSLTGSFQGTAQAFQDSLASQPYLIAAALVAVYIVLGLLYESYIHPLTILSTLPSAGVGALLILMAGGYDLSVIALIGIILLIGIVKKNGIMMIDFALKAEREQGMSPHDAIYQACLLRFRPIMMTTMCALLSGLPLMLGHGSGSELRRPLGYAMVGGLILSQALTLFTTPVVYLYLDRAHYWYLSRKEARKARKAGKEGKAPVPAEAH; this is encoded by the coding sequence TTGAGCATCTCCGCCACATTCATCAAGCGCCCCATCGGCACCACGCTGCTGGCGCTGGCCATCCTGCTGGTCGGTGCGGCGGTGTTTCCGCTGCTGCCGGTGGCGCCGCTGCCGCAGGTCGACTTTCCGACCATCCAGGTCTCGGCCAGCCTGCCCGGCGCCAGTCCGGAGACCATGGCCTCCAACGTGGCGCAGCCGCTGGAGCGCAACTTCTCGCTGATCGCGGGCCTGTCGCAGATGACGTCCACCAGCGGCCTGGGCAACACCCAGATCACGCTGCAGTTCGACCTCGACCGCAGCATCGACGCCGCCGCGCTCGACGTGCAGGCCGCCATCAACGCCTCCACCGGCCAGCTGCCGGCCAACCTGCCGAGCCCGCCCACCTTCCGCAAGGTGAACCCGGCCGACGCGCCCATCCTCATCCTGTCGGTGCAGTCGAAGACGCTGCCGCTGACCGAGGTGAACGACTACGCCGACAACATCCTCGCGCAGCAGATATCGCAGATATCGGGCGTGGGCCTGGTCAACATCGGCGGCGTGCAGAAGCCGGCCGTGCGCATACAGGTCGACCCGGCCAAGCTCGCCGCGCTGGGCCTGAGCCTGGAAGACGTGCGCACCGTGCTCTCGTCGGCCACCGTGAACGCGCCCAAGGGCACCATCGATGGGCCCAGCCAGAGCTTCACCGTCTACACCAATGACCAGCTGCTCAAGGCGCAGCCCTGGAACGACGTGGTGCTGGCCTACCGCAACGGCGCGCCCATCCGCGTGCGCGACCTGGGCGTGGCGGTCGACGGCCCCGAGAACTCCAAGATTGCCGGCTGGGCCTACGCCGGTGCCGCCGCGCCTGCCGGCAGCAACGTGCAGAACGGCCGCTCCATCGTGCTCGCCATCACCAAGCAGCCGGGCGCCAACGTCATCGAGACGGTGGACCGCATCAACGCGGCGCTGCCGCGGCTGAAGGCCTCGATTCCGCCGACCATCGACGTCAACGCCATCATCGACCGCACGCAGACCATCCGCGCCTCGGTCAAGGACGTGGAGTTCACGCTGCTGCTGACCATCGTGCTGGTGGTGGCCGTGATCTTCGTGTTCCTGCGCAACGTGCCGGCCACGCTCATTCCCAGCGTGACGGTGCCGCTCGCGCTGCTGGGCACGGTGGCGGTGATGTACCTGCTGGGCTACAGCCTGGACAACCTCTCGCTCATGGCGCTGACCATCGCGGTCGGCTTCGTGGTGGACGACGCCATCGTGATGCTGGAGAACATCTACCGCTACGTCGAAGAGGGCATGACGGCGATGGAGGCGGCCTACAAGGGCGCGGGCGAGATCGGCTTCACCATCATCTCGATCTCGGTGTCGCTGGTGGCGGTGTTCATTCCGCTGCTGCTCATGGGCGGCATCGTGGGGCGCCTCTTCCGCGAGTTCGCGGTCACGGTCACGCTGACCATCGTGGTAAGCGTGGTCATCTCGCTCACGCTGACGCCCATGCTGTGCTCGCGCTTCCTCAAGAACGAGCACGGCAGCAAGCACGGGCGGCTGTACCTGCTGTTCGAGCGCGGCTTCGACGCCATGCTCAGCGGCTACAAGCGCGGGCTGCACGTGGTGCTGGACCACCAGTTCATCACGCTGATGGTGTTCATTGCCACAGTGGCGGCCACGGGCGTGCTGTTCGCGGTGATTCCCAAGGGCTTCTTCCCGCAGCAGGACACCGGCTTCATCTCGGGCTTTGCCGAGTCGGGGCAGGACGCTTCCTTCGCGTCGATGAACGCCCGCATGCTCCAGCTGGCCGACGTGGTGCGCAAGGACCCCGACGTGACCGGCTTCGGCATGAACGGCAGCTCTTCCACCTACAACACCGGCAACTTCTTCATCAGCCTGAAGCCCAAGGACGAGGGCCGCACCGCCACCGCCGACGAGATCATCACGCGGCTGCGCCCGCAACTGGCCAAGGTGCAGGGCGTGAACCTGTTCCTGCAGGCGGGGCAGGACATCCGCGTGGGCGGGCGTGCTTCGCGCACGCAGTACCAGTACACGGTGACCGACGCCGACCTGGGAGAGCTCAACACCTGGGCGCCCAAGCTGCTCGCGCGCTTCAAGCAGCTGCCCGAGCTCACCGACCTGGCCACCGACCAGCAGAACGCCGCCGCGTCCGCCGTGCTGACCATCGACCGCGACCGCGCATCGAGCTTCGGCATCACGCCGGCCACCATCGACGCCACGCTCTACGACGCGATCGGCCAGCGCCAGGTGGCGCAGTACTTCACGCAGCTCAACAGCTACCACGTGGTGCTGGAAGTCACGCCCAGCCTGCAGCAGGACCCCACGCTCTTCAGCAAGCTCTACCTGAGCTCGCCCATCACCGGGCAGCAGGTGCCGCTGTCGACCTTCGTGAAGGTGGACACCAGCAAGACGGCGTACCTGTCGATCAGCCACCAGGGCCAGTTCCCGGCGGTGACCATCTCGTTCAACCTGGCACCGGGCGTGGCGCTGGGCGGCGCGGTGAACGCCATCAACAAGGCGCAGGCCGACATGGGCCTGCCGCAGTCGCTGACCGGCTCGTTCCAGGGTACGGCCCAGGCCTTCCAGGACTCGCTGGCCTCGCAGCCCTACCTGATTGCCGCGGCGCTGGTGGCGGTGTACATCGTGCTGGGCCTGCTGTACGAGAGCTACATCCACCCGCTGACGATTCTCTCGACGCTGCCCTCGGCCGGCGTGGGGGCGCTGCTGATATTGATGGCGGGCGGCTACGACCTGAGCGTGATCGCGCTCATCGGCATCATCCTGCTCATCGGCATCGTGAAGAAGAACGGCATCATGATGATCGACTTCGCGCTCAAGGCCGAGCGCGAGCAGGGCATGTCGCCGCACGACGCCATCTACCAGGCCTGCCTGCTGCGCTTCCGCCCGATCATGATGACCACCATGTGCGCGCTGCTCTCGGGCCTGCCGCTGATGCTGGGCCACGGATCGGGTTCCGAGCTGCGCCGCCCGCTGGGCTACGCGATGGTCGGCGGGCTGATACTCTCGCAGGCACTCACCCTGTTCACGACCCCGGTGGTCTACCTGTACCTCGACCGCGCCCACTACTGGTATCTGAGCCGCAAGGAAGCGCGCAAGGCCAGGAAAGCCGGGAAGGAAGGCAAGGCGCCGGTGCCGGCCGAGGCGCATTGA
- a CDS encoding heavy metal response regulator transcription factor produces the protein MKILIVEDELRTADYLSKGLTEQGCAVDMAHNGIDGQHLALTHDYDVIVLDVMLPGQDGFSVLRELRAVKQTPVIMLTARDRVEDRIKGLHEGADDYLIKPFSFLELLARLQALNRRGRKQEPMQLRIADLQIDLLARKAFRGSGGGSTRIDLTAKEFALLAVLARRQGEILSKTAIAELVWDMNFDSNTNVVEVAIKRLRDKIDVPFSPKLLHTIRGMGYVMEVRDAPAEGQAP, from the coding sequence ATGAAGATCCTGATTGTCGAAGACGAACTGAGAACCGCGGACTACCTCTCCAAGGGGCTGACCGAGCAGGGCTGCGCGGTCGACATGGCACACAACGGCATCGACGGCCAGCACCTGGCGCTCACGCACGACTACGACGTGATCGTGCTCGACGTGATGCTGCCGGGGCAGGACGGCTTCTCGGTGCTGCGCGAGCTGCGCGCCGTGAAGCAGACGCCGGTCATCATGCTCACCGCGCGCGACCGGGTGGAGGACCGCATCAAGGGCCTGCACGAAGGCGCGGACGACTACCTCATCAAGCCCTTCTCTTTTCTGGAGCTGCTGGCGCGGCTGCAGGCGCTGAACCGGCGCGGCCGCAAGCAGGAGCCGATGCAGCTGCGCATTGCCGACCTGCAGATCGACCTGCTGGCGCGCAAGGCATTTCGCGGCAGTGGTGGCGGCAGCACCCGCATCGACCTCACCGCCAAGGAATTCGCGCTGCTGGCCGTGCTGGCCCGGCGCCAGGGCGAGATCCTGTCGAAGACGGCCATTGCCGAGCTGGTGTGGGACATGAACTTCGACAGCAACACCAACGTGGTCGAGGTGGCCATCAAGCGGCTGCGCGACAAGATCGACGTGCCCTTCAGCCCCAAGCTGCTGCACACCATCCGCGGCATGGGCTACGTGATGGAGGTGCGCGACGCGCCGGCCGAGGGCCAGGCGCCGTGA
- a CDS encoding heavy metal sensor histidine kinase has translation MKRSITARLVLMFAAVALATFALAGFALQNVLARELERHQYEELDTTLKNLQFWIKAIGTPERWSRVQARMDALTPADGSVRFWVLSDDPRFQYGKGLAEIDGLTREANGHSSVIELPGQARPFRTLSVHIDPLDQRPAVRLIVGHNTEPYERTRQAFLTALIGLGLGAVLVVAVAGYWIARVGLRPLERLSREAQALRPKTLSQRLRSEPLPVELSALTEAFNGALARLEEAYGQLEAFNADVAHELRTPLANLIGSTQVALSRQRSAAEFQEVLQANLEDLERVRSIVNDMLFLARADRGEVATGLVLTPVAQEVHKTIEFFEFVLDETRTQVSIEGDVHTEARLESALFRRAMSNLLQNAIEHSEPGAHIAVTLREEEAVTWITVSNPGAPIDARHLPHLFDRFYRADASRNDRGEHHGHGLGLAIVKAVASMHGGQVGASRQGGLNNFGFSVAR, from the coding sequence GTGAAGCGCTCCATCACCGCCCGGCTGGTGCTCATGTTCGCGGCCGTGGCGCTCGCGACATTCGCGCTGGCGGGCTTCGCGCTGCAGAACGTGCTGGCGCGCGAGCTGGAGCGGCACCAGTACGAAGAACTGGACACCACCCTCAAGAACCTGCAGTTCTGGATCAAGGCCATCGGCACCCCCGAGCGCTGGTCGCGCGTGCAGGCACGCATGGACGCGCTCACGCCCGCCGACGGCAGCGTGCGCTTCTGGGTGCTCAGCGACGATCCGCGCTTCCAGTACGGCAAGGGCCTGGCAGAAATAGACGGCCTCACGCGCGAGGCCAACGGCCACAGCAGCGTCATCGAGCTGCCGGGGCAGGCGCGGCCGTTCCGCACGCTGTCGGTGCACATCGATCCCCTCGACCAGCGGCCGGCGGTGCGGCTGATCGTCGGGCACAACACCGAGCCCTACGAGCGCACGCGCCAGGCCTTCCTGACCGCGCTGATCGGGCTCGGGCTGGGCGCGGTGCTGGTGGTGGCGGTGGCCGGCTACTGGATCGCGCGCGTGGGGCTGCGGCCGCTGGAGCGGCTGTCGCGCGAGGCGCAGGCCCTGCGGCCCAAGACGCTGTCGCAGCGGCTGCGCTCCGAGCCGCTGCCGGTGGAGCTGTCGGCGCTGACCGAGGCCTTCAACGGCGCGCTCGCCCGGCTCGAAGAAGCCTACGGCCAGCTCGAGGCCTTCAACGCCGACGTGGCGCACGAGCTGCGCACGCCGCTGGCCAACCTCATCGGCAGCACGCAGGTGGCGCTGTCGCGCCAGCGCAGCGCAGCCGAATTCCAGGAAGTGCTGCAGGCCAACCTGGAAGACCTGGAGCGGGTGCGCTCCATCGTCAACGACATGCTGTTCCTCGCGCGCGCCGACCGCGGCGAGGTGGCCACCGGCCTGGTGCTCACGCCGGTGGCGCAGGAGGTGCACAAGACCATCGAGTTCTTCGAGTTCGTGCTCGACGAGACCCGCACGCAGGTGTCCATCGAGGGCGACGTGCACACCGAGGCCCGGCTGGAAAGCGCGCTGTTCCGCCGCGCCATGTCGAACCTGCTGCAGAACGCCATCGAGCATTCGGAGCCGGGCGCGCACATCGCCGTCACGCTGCGCGAGGAAGAGGCCGTGACCTGGATCACCGTGTCCAACCCCGGCGCGCCCATCGATGCGCGGCACCTGCCGCACCTGTTCGATCGCTTCTACCGCGCCGATGCCTCGCGCAACGACCGGGGCGAGCACCACGGCCACGGGCTGGGGCTGGCCATCGTGAAGGCGGTGGCGAGCATGCATGGCGGGCAGGTCGGCGCGTCGCGCCAGGGCGGGCTGAACAATTTCGGCTTCAGCGTTGCGAGGTAG